GGCGCTGCCACGATATTTCGCTGACCCGCGCGATCCTGAGTATGCGCGCGGGTCAGCCGTCACCCCCGGCCGAAGAGTCCGACGACGACCGTCTCGGCTTGTTCGACACCGCGCCCGTCCTCGATCCTGATGCCGTTGTTGCCGAGTTCGCGGAGCAACGCGCCACCATCGGCGCCGACTCCCGCCTGGATCTGTTGATTGCCGCAGAATCAGCCGGTGCGCTCAGCGCCGCTGAAATGACGCACACCGGTTTGCCGTTCTCGACGCAAAAGCATCGCGAACTCCTCGAGGAGAGACTCGGCCCCCGGCCGTCGGGTTACGACCTCCCCGTTCGGATGCAGGAACTTGCCACCCAGATCAGCGATGCCTTCGGGCGCACCGTGAACCCGGCGTCGTCCGTCGAGATCACCGAAGCATTCGGTCGCCAGGGCATCGAACTGCCGTCGACGCGCAAGTGGTTTCTGCAGGAAGTCGATCATCCAGCGGTTCCGTTGCTTCTGCGTCACCGTGAACTCGCCAAGCTGTACAGCACCAATGGCTGGCAATGGATGGACAGCTGGGTGCGCGGTGATCGCTTCCGCCCCGTCTACGTTCCCGGTGGAGTTGTCTCGGGCCGGTGGGCAAGTCGGGGCGGCGGCGCCCTGCAGATTCCGAAAACCATGCGGTCGAGCGTTGTTGCCGATCCCGGACACGTATTCGTGGTGGCCGACGCCGGTCAGCTGGAACCGCGCATCCTGGCCGCCATGTCACGCGACCGTCGCATGATGGCGGCAGCCGGTGACGACGATCTGTACGCGCTTGTCGGCGCCGAAGCCTTTGGCGGCGACCGCGCCAAAGCCAAAGTTGCCATCCTCGGAGTGCTCTACGGCGCCACCGCCGGTGAAGCCAAAGCACTACTCACGTTGCTGCGGAAGCGTTTCCCCGTAGCTGTCGAGTACGTCGAGCAGGCAGCCAAAGCCGGCGAACGCGGCGAAGTAGTGCACTCTCTGCTCGGTCGAGCTTGTCCCCCACCGTCTGTCGATTTCTATTCGCACGGCGACGCTCACGCGCGCGGACGCTTCACCCGCAACTTCGTCGTGCAGGCGACGGCGTCGGAGTGGGCGTTGTGTCTCCTCGCCGACCTGCGTCGACGCCTCGCCGAGGATCCGGACGGCGAATTGGTGTTCTTCCAGCACGACGAAGTTGTGGTGCACACCCGCAACCCCGAATCCGGGACGGCTCACGTATTGGCCGCAGCAGCGTCGGCCACTCGATTGTTGTTCGGCAACACTGCTGTTCGGTTTCCCATGGAGGTGGGAGTGCGCGAAAGCTACGGAAAAGACATCCTCTAGCGCGCCCGGATGCCGTCGAGTTCGTGAACGTCTGCGCAGCACGCGTCGAGCAGGTCACGATCGTGACTGATGAGCAGTACCCCGATGCCGTGATCGGTTGCCCGGCGCTCGATCAATCTGACGAGGGTGGCGGTGGTCGCGGCGTCGAGCATCGCGGTGGCCTCGTCGCAAATGAGGTAACGAGGTTGCTGCGCCAAGGATCTCGCCAGTGCGGCGCGTTGGAGTTGGCCGTCGCTGACCTGGTGGGGTCGACGCGTCAGCAAGTCGGCAGTGAGACCAACCTCTGCTGCCAGTTCTTCGATGTCGACGGCGCGGCCCGCGATGTCGGCGGGCTGGCCGATGATCCGAGCCAGCGTGTACCGCGGATCGGTTGCAGCGCGGGGCGATTGGAAGAGCATCGACACCGCACCTCTGAGCGCAGCGGGAACGCCGAACTTGGTTCCGCCGACCGGGGAACCGTCGATCTGCACTTCGCCGGACCACGGCGCGTCCAGCGACGCGAGAATCCGTGCCAGCGTCGATTTTCCGGTTCCGGACGGCCCGGTCAACCCGACCACACCCCCGGCCGGGATCTCGAGGGAAACCTTCTCGAGAACGGGACGGCCACGCTCGTAGCCGCCGGTGACATCGACCGCGCGCAAACTCATCGTGCACTCACCGCCCGACGAGTTCGGTACGTGCGCTCTCCGAACGTGACCAGTTCGGTCGGGCCGCCGGATTGCGCCGACTCCGGTCGGCGCAGGTAGTAGACGCACTCGTCCGGGAGATCCGTCAGCTGCGGAGGTGATCCGGGGATCGGCTTGAGCCCGCGGGACGGCAAGGCTCCGAGCAGGTCTCGGGTGTAATCGTGAAGCGGGTCCTGCAGAACCTGCGCTGCCGGCCCCGTCTCCATGATGCGCGAGGCGTACATGACGGCCAACCTGTCGGCGATGGCAACGCGAGTCAACGACGCCAGATCGTGGGTGATGAGCAGGACCGCAGCGCCGGCGTCGGCGCAGTCTCGCAGCAGGCCGAGAACATGATCGGTGAGTGCTCGGTCCAGGTTGGCGGTCGGCTCGTCCGCCACGATCACCGACGGGTCTCCTGCCAGCGCGCCGGCAATCGCGACGCGCTGCGCCATGCCTCCCGACAGTTCATGCGGGTAGCAGTCGAGGGCAGCAGGTTCGAGACCCACACGCTGCGCCAAACCGTCGCAGGTCTGCGCGGTGCCGAGTGCGTCGATCGTCTCCTGCAGCTGTGATCGTGCAGTCCGAACCGGAGTGAGATATGTTGCGGCAGATTGTGGTACCAGCGCCGCGTGCCTGCCACGGAAGGGCGTTCCGGAGAACACGTCGATGCCGTCGACAGTGATGGTGCCGGTGCGATGAGTGCCAGGCGGCAGCATATTCATCACCGAGGTCGCGATGATGGATTTGCCGCAGCCGGATTCGCCGACCAGGGCAGTGACTGTCCCGAGTGGCACCGCAAGGTCGATGTTGCTGGCAGCGTGAACAACCGAGCCGTCGGGCAACGGAATCCGGACGGTGAGGGCGCCGATCCGCAGGCCGGTAGTCACAGTCGGAGCTCCGATGGTCGAGGCGGTGCGAGCGTGGAACGCAATGCCGAACCGGCCACCGCCACTGCGATAGTCGTGATCACCAGGACAGCAGCGGGAAACACCAGCGTCCACCAACCACCGAGTAGAAGAGAGCTGCGAGCTTCTTCCAGAAGTGTTCCCAGACTGGGCTTGTGGGGCGGTAAGCCGAATCCGAGGAACGAGAGGGTCGACTCGTGCCACACGGCGTGCGGCAGCAGCAGGACAACGGCGATCAAAGCCTGCGGCGCAGCTGCCGGAACGAGGTGACGCGTGATCACATGTCGACGGCTGGCACCAGCGAGGACGGCTGCGTCGATGTACGGCCGGTCACGCAAATTCAGGATCTCGCCGCGGATGATGCGAGCCACCTGGGTCCAGTGCGTGAGTGCGATCGAGAGCACGATGGCGAGGATACTGCCGCGGAACATCGCGACGATGACGATGCCGAGCAGCAGATGCGGGAGGGCGTTCACCGCGTCGGTCCCGCGCATGACAAATCGGTCGACCCACCCGCCGAGTAGCCCGGCGGTGGTGCCTACTGCCACACCGATCACCGTGGACAACAGTGCGCAGGCGAGCGCGATCAGCAACGATGTCCGGATACCGGCGGCCACGCGGACGAACAGGTCTCGCCCGGCCGAATCAGTGCCGAAGGGATGCGCGAGCGAAGGCGCCATGCGGGCCTGCGCAAAGTCGGTGACACGGTCGTCGACGCCGGCGATCCACGGAACCAAGCCCGCGTAGAGCGCGATGAGGATCAAGGCACCGACGGCGATTGCGAAGCGGTGCTTAGCCATCGGTGCTCACTCTCGGGTCGAGGACGACAACAATGACGTCAGCGAGAAGTGATCCGAGCATGACGGTCAGAGTTGTTCCGACCGTGAGGAATGCGAGTAGCGCCATGTCGAGGTCTCGGGCAGACGAGACGATGGCACCCGCAATTCCCGGCCAACTGAACACTTCCTCCACGAGTACCGCCCCGACGACAAGTTCAGGCAACCGGACACCGATGATGTTGGCAAACGGCGCAAGTGAGGTCGGCACGATATGACGCTTCGTGATGGTGGAAGCCGGTATTCCGCGCGCCACCGCGCCGGCGACAAATCCTTCACCGGTCGACCCGACGACGGATTCGCGGACTGCGAGGAGAAGCCACGGCATTTGCGAGATCGCGAGAACAGCGACCGGAAGAATCAGGTGACGAATGACTTGTCCCGGTGTGGGATCGGCGCCCCCGTCCGTCAAGCCCGCCACGGGCAGCCACCCGAGTG
The nucleotide sequence above comes from Rhodococcus sp. KBS0724. Encoded proteins:
- a CDS encoding ABC transporter ATP-binding protein; this encodes MTTGLRIGALTVRIPLPDGSVVHAASNIDLAVPLGTVTALVGESGCGKSIIATSVMNMLPPGTHRTGTITVDGIDVFSGTPFRGRHAALVPQSAATYLTPVRTARSQLQETIDALGTAQTCDGLAQRVGLEPAALDCYPHELSGGMAQRVAIAGALAGDPSVIVADEPTANLDRALTDHVLGLLRDCADAGAAVLLITHDLASLTRVAIADRLAVMYASRIMETGPAAQVLQDPLHDYTRDLLGALPSRGLKPIPGSPPQLTDLPDECVYYLRRPESAQSGGPTELVTFGERTYRTRRAVSAR
- a CDS encoding bifunctional 3'-5' exonuclease/DNA polymerase; this encodes MRVVLVPGSTTSTGAVTATVVRTDPDGTPVGDRVEYPDVVAAVQAIEDAEHPRWVWPSTASVYPMLLRAGVHVGRCHDISLTRAILSMRAGQPSPPAEESDDDRLGLFDTAPVLDPDAVVAEFAEQRATIGADSRLDLLIAAESAGALSAAEMTHTGLPFSTQKHRELLEERLGPRPSGYDLPVRMQELATQISDAFGRTVNPASSVEITEAFGRQGIELPSTRKWFLQEVDHPAVPLLLRHRELAKLYSTNGWQWMDSWVRGDRFRPVYVPGGVVSGRWASRGGGALQIPKTMRSSVVADPGHVFVVADAGQLEPRILAAMSRDRRMMAAAGDDDLYALVGAEAFGGDRAKAKVAILGVLYGATAGEAKALLTLLRKRFPVAVEYVEQAAKAGERGEVVHSLLGRACPPPSVDFYSHGDAHARGRFTRNFVVQATASEWALCLLADLRRRLAEDPDGELVFFQHDEVVVHTRNPESGTAHVLAAAASATRLLFGNTAVRFPMEVGVRESYGKDIL
- a CDS encoding ABC transporter permease; this translates as MAKHRFAIAVGALILIALYAGLVPWIAGVDDRVTDFAQARMAPSLAHPFGTDSAGRDLFVRVAAGIRTSLLIALACALLSTVIGVAVGTTAGLLGGWVDRFVMRGTDAVNALPHLLLGIVIVAMFRGSILAIVLSIALTHWTQVARIIRGEILNLRDRPYIDAAVLAGASRRHVITRHLVPAAAPQALIAVVLLLPHAVWHESTLSFLGFGLPPHKPSLGTLLEEARSSLLLGGWWTLVFPAAVLVITTIAVAVAGSALRSTLAPPRPSELRL
- a CDS encoding ABC transporter ATP-binding protein, with protein sequence MSLRAVDVTGGYERGRPVLEKVSLEIPAGGVVGLTGPSGTGKSTLARILASLDAPWSGEVQIDGSPVGGTKFGVPAALRGAVSMLFQSPRAATDPRYTLARIIGQPADIAGRAVDIEELAAEVGLTADLLTRRPHQVSDGQLQRAALARSLAQQPRYLICDEATAMLDAATTATLVRLIERRATDHGIGVLLISHDRDLLDACCADVHELDGIRAR